A stretch of DNA from Streptomyces gobiensis:
AGGAAGGGGTTCTCGGCGCTGGTGCCATGGTCCATCGTGTCGCCCGCGTCGATGATCAAGTCGATCTCGTACTGCTCGACCAGCGACTTGATGATCGACCAGGCGGCCGGGTTGAGATGGATGTCCGAGACATGCAGCACCCGGGTGGTATTCGGGTCGGGCTGGTAGGTGGGGAGCGTGGAGGCCGCGTCGTAGAGCTTGGTCACATTGGTCACCAGCCGGGCAAGCTCCTGCTGGTAGACGTTGAACTCGGTGACAATGTTGCGGGCATCGCCGACCAGGCTCTGCGCGCCCGCGAGCAGCCCGGAGAACTTCGGCTCAAGTATCGCCTTCTCGTTCCAGGTCGCATACGCCGTAGCGCCCGAGGACACCAGCAGCGCGAGCGCCAGCGCGCCCGCGGTCAGGGCGCGCCGGGGGCGCCGGTAGACGGCCAGCCCGAGGGCGGTGGCGCCGACGACAACGGCGATACAGGACCGCAGGGCCAGATCCCGGGTGCCGGACTCCACATCACGGGCCACCGTCTGCTGCAGTCCGGTGATCCGCTCCGGGTGGTTGACCAGATATCCGGCCCGCTCCGGGTCCAGCGCGGAGACATCCACATCGAGCCGGAGCGGTGCGTGATGGCTCTCCAGCTCAAGCGCGCCCAGCGGTGGCACATTGATCTTTGTGCCGCCGTAGACGGAGGGACGCAGCGTCATGGTGGTGTCCACGGGCCCCACCGGCTTGTGCACACTCCCCACGATCAGGAGCCCCAGCCACGCCCCCAGCAGCGTGACGACCGCCATCCCGAGTGCTCGGGCATACGGGTGCGGCGGGCTGACCAGCGAGACGGTGGGGGTGCGGTGATGGGCACGGTAACGCCGCAGGAGGGCGCCGGGGGCGGCGCCGCCCACCCTGCCGAGCGAGCCACGGAGCATCCGGAGAGCACGGGCCATGCGGAGCCGTATGCCCGTTCCGCGGGCCGACTATGCGATGGGAGGGGGGCGTACCCGACAATGGGTTAGTGCTGGAGATGACGCGCGAGGAGTTCGAGGAACTGGTCGCCGAGGCGCTGGACCGCATTCCGCCTGAGCTGACGCGGCTGATGGACAATGTGGCGGTCTTTGTCGAGGACGAGCCCTCCAAGGACGACCCGGAGCTGCTGGGGCTCTACGAGGGGACGCCGCTGACCGAGCGCGGTGAGTGGTACGCCGGGGTGCTGCCGGACCGTATCTCGATCTATATGGGGCCGACCCTGCGGATGTGCGAGCGGGACGGCGGGGACCGTGAGCTGGTCGTCGAGGAAGTCGAGATCACGGTGGTGCATGAAATCGCCCACCACTTCGGCATCGAGGACGAACGGCTGCACGCACTGGGGTACGGATGAGTCTGGGGTACGGATGAGCGCCGAACACGAGGCGGCGGCGCTGCACGGCGGCGTGGAGCATCCGGAGGCGATCGATCCGGATGTCGATCTCCATGTCCCGCAGCACCGGCTGGAGACGGCCGGCCGGCACGCCTGGCAGGTTCTGGCGGCGATCGCGGTGGGCGGCGCGGTCGGCGGGCTGGGCCGGTACGGGCTCACGCTCGTCTGGCCGGGCGAGGGGAGCGGCTTTCCGCTGGGGATGTTTGTGGCGAATGTGCTGGGATGTGCGCTCATCGGGGTGCTGATGGTGCTGGTGAGCGAGCGCGGTACGCCGGTGAATCCGCTGGTGCGGCCCTTCCTGGGGGTGGGGGTGCTCGGCGGCTTCACCAGCTTTTCGACGTACGCGATCGATGTGTCCCGGCTGCTGGATGAGGGTGCCGCCGGGGTCGCCCTGGCGTATATGGGCGGCACGGTGATCGCCGCGCTGATCGCCGTGTGGGCCGGGGCGGCGGCCGTACGGGCGCTGGTGCGCCGGTTCGAATCGCCGTCGGGGACGCCGGGGGCGGCCCCGTGACCTGGCTGCTGGTGGCGCTGGGCGCCGCCGTGGGCGCGCCGCTGCGGTATCTGGCCGACCGGGCGGTGCAGATCCGGCATGACTCGGTCTTTCCGTGGGGGACGTTGGTGGTCAACGCCGGGGGGAGTCTGGTGCTGGGCGTACTGACGGGTGCGGTGACCGGTGGCGCGGTCGGCTCCGGTGCCCAGGCGCTGCTCGGTACGGGGCTGTGCGGGGCGCTGACCACGTACTCGACCTTCTCCTACGAGACGCTGCGACTGGCCGAGCGCGGCTGGAAGTTCCTGGCGGTGGCCAATGTGACGGCGACGTTCTTCGTCGGTCTGGGCGCGGTCTACTTCGGCTTCACCCTGACCCGGGATCTGCTGATGTGACCAGCCGGGCACGTACTGGGCACGCGGGCGGCGTGTCCTCAGCGCGGCCAAGGGAGTTGGGCAGGGGGCTCTCCCGCTCACCCGTCCCGGAAGGTGTCCGCCCGTGCGCTGTCCCCGCGCCCATGCCTCTCTGGCGGTCCGTATGACCGTCGCCGTACTCGCGCTGGCCGCGGTCAGTGGCTGTATGACCGTCGGCGCGGAGGAGGACGACCACAAGCCCGCCCCGGCGGGCCGGACTTCCTCCCCGGACAAGGGCCAGAACGCGGTACCGGACGGGGGAGTACGCAAGGAACCGCGTGGCGTCCCGACGGGGCCCAAGGCGCGCCCGGAGGCGGGGGAGGGCCCCTCCGAGTCGCCGTCCGCCGAGCAGCCCGGGAAGTCAGGGAGGCCGGGAAAGCAGGCCGGGCAGAGCGCCACCCCCGGCGTCAGCGACCCAAGTCGCCCGGGAGACTCCTCGCAAGCCCGCCCGGCGCCGCCTGGCACGTCGTCCCCGTCACCCTCGACGAGTACGTCCCCGCAGGCATCGCCGTCCGAGTCGCCCACCCCGTCCCAGAGTGTGAGCCCGACCACATCTCCGCAGCCCTCCCCGGACCCGGGCGAGGACGCGTCCGATACTGAGTGAACCGAACCGAATGAACCGAACTGGGTGATACGTAGCACCCCTCGGGGCAGCGGGTTTGCGCATCCCGCCCCTGGGTGCGTATGGTGGTAGATCGTTTGATCCCATTTGCCCGGCGCCCCAACCGAAGCGCGCCGCGTGGCGCGTTCCTTTGCTTAACCGTGGGCTGACCGCATAGAGGCGGTCGTGTGCGAATCACGGAGTTATGGGCGCGTGCCGAAGAACTCCGGAAGGTTCGCATTTCGCATGCCAATTGCCACCCCTGACGTCGTCCTGCCCGAGGACGAGCAGCTGGCGGAGAAGACCGTCACCTTTGCCGACCTCGGTCTCCCCGACCCGGTCGTACGCAAGCTCGCCCAGAACGGCGTCACCTCCCCCTTCCCCATCCAGGCCGCGACCATCCCGGACGCGCTGGCGGGCAAGGACATCCTCGGCCGTGGCCGTACCGGCTCCGGCAAGACTCTGAGCTTCGGCCTGCCCCTGCTCACCCGGCTGGAGGGCCGCCGCACCGAGCGGAAGCGCCCGCGCGGTGTCATCCTGACCCCGACCCGCGAGCTGGCCATGCAGGTCTCCGACGCGCTGCAGCCGTACGGCGATGTCCTCGGCCTCAAGCTGAAGGTCGTCTGCGGCGGCACCTCCATGGGCAACCAGATCGGTGCGCTGGAACGCGGTGTTGACGTCCTCGTCGCCACCCCCGGCCGACTGCGTGACCTGATCAACCGGGGCGCCTGCTCGCTCGACGCCATTGAGGTCGCCGTGCTGGACGAGGCCGACCAGATGGCTGACCTGGGCTTCCTGCCCGAGGTCACCGAGCTGCTCGACCTGGTCCCGGCCGGCGGTCAGCGGATGCTGTTCTCCGCGACGCTGGAGAACGAGATCGACTCCCTGGTCAAGCGCTACCTCGTCGACCCCGTCAGCCATGAGGTCGACGCGGCGCAGGGCGCGGTCACCACCATGACCCACCACGTCCTGGTCGTGAAGCCGCGCGACAAGACCCCCGTCACTGCCGCCATCGCCGCCCGCAAGGGCCGCACGATCATCTTTGTGCGCACCCAGCTCGGCGCCGACCGGGTCGCCGAGCAGGTCCGTGAGGCCGGGGTGAAGGCCGACGCGCTGCACGGCGGTATGACCCAGGGCGCCCGTACCCGCACGCTGGCCGACTTCAAGGACGGCTACGTCAATGTCCTGGTCGCCACCGATGTCGCCGCTCGCGGCATCCACGTCGACGGCATCGACCTGGTCCTGAACGTCGACCCGGCCGGTGACCACAAGGACTATCTGCACCGCTCGGGCCGTACCGCCCGCGCCGGCCAGTCCGGCACGGTCGTCTCGCTGGCCCTGCCGCACCAGCGCCGCCAGATCTTCCGGCTGATGGAGGACGCGGGTGTCGACGCCACACGGCACATCATCGGCCGTGGCGATGTCTTCGATGAGGACGTGGCCCGTATCACCGGCGCTCGCTCGCTCAGCGAGGTGCAGGCCGAGTCCGCCGCCAACGCCGCCAAGCAGGCCGAGCGTGAGGTCACCGACCTCACCCGGAAGCTGGAGAAGGCCCAGCGCCGTGCGCTCGAACTCCGCGAGGAGGCCGACCAGCTGACGGCCCGTGCCGCCCGGGAGCGGGGCGACGACCCGGTGGAGGCGGTGGCCCAGGCCGCCGAGGCGCTGGCCAAGGAGGCCGCCGAGGAGGCCGCGCGCGAGGCCAAGGCGGCCGCCGCGCGTGCCGAGAAGGAGCGCAAGGCCGCGGAGAACCGCGATGAGCGCAAGCGCGACGGCTCTTACGAGCGCCGTGACCGCCCCTACAACCGCGACCGTCGCGAGGGCGACCGGGACCGTGGTGGCTTCCGCCGCGACGACCGCCCGGCGCGCTCGTACGACCGCCGTGACGGCGACCGCCCCCCGTTCAACCGCGATCGCCGCGACGACCGCCGCGACGGTGACCGCCCGTTCAACCGGGACCGCCGCGACGACCGCCGGGGCAACGACCGCGGCGAGCGCCGTGACCGTCCGTTCAACCGGGACCGTCGCGAGGGCGACCGGGACCGTGGTGGCTTCCGCCGCGACGACCGCCCGGCGCGTCCGTTCGAGCGCCGCGACGACCGCCGCCCGTACGGCCGCCGTGACGACCACCGCGGCGGCACCAACCCCGGCGGCAACTCCGGCAGCAACACCGGCGGCCGCTCCTTCGACCGCCGCACCGACAAGCCGCGCTGGAAGCGCAACGGCTGAGCCCTACTGACGGCTGAGCGCGGCTGACCGCCCCGCTGACAGCCGCCGCCAGGCCCCGGGAAAGCTCTGCGTTCCCGGGGCTTTGTGCGTAGCCGGACCGGGTTGGGGACCCGAACGACAGAACCCGTTCGGGTCTCCGGCTTCCGTCCGGCTATGCTTCGGGGGAGCACGACCACGGGCCGTTAGCTCAATTGGCAGAGCAGCGGACTTTTAATCCGTTGGTTGTGGGTTCGAGTCCCACACGGCCTACCGAACGGCTCAACAGGGAAACCCTTGTTGTCCAGCGGCGGGGCGCTCTGGCTGATCTTGTTCAGCCGGGGCGCCTTCGTCGTTTCGGGCCAAGGTGAGCCCGAAGTGAGCCCGCCGGTTTCAACGATGCGCGCCTCGCGCGCGTGGGCACCCTCGCTCACCTGCTGCTACCGGACGTAGGAAGCCCCGGGAGACGGACACACGTACATCTCCCGGGGCTGTGGGGCCCGCGTCCCCGTCGTCAGAGCGGGAAGGGCGCACCTCGCGCGGTAGCGCCGTCCACGGACCGACGGGGGACCGCCCGCCCCGCGCTGCCAGGGGGCTGGATAGCGGGGCAGGCGGCCGTCTGGGCCCCGTCCCGGGTTCAGGGCCCGCACCCCGACAGGCCCGGGACGGGGAGTCTTACGGCCCAAATCCGGTTCCGGAGCTGGGGTTACGCCCGCTGTGGGGGTGTGACCCAGATACGCGTCAAAGGGGCAATGAGGTGATCTTGAAGCCCTGAAGGGCCCGGCCCGTCACCCGTTCGGCGCAGTCGTTGGTGGTGATGTTGTGGCCAAGCGCCTGGGGTGCGTGGACGGACTCGGCGACACCGCGGTGTGGGGAAACGGCTCTCCTGGACGGTGCGACGGCTACTTTGTACCGTGGGTCAGAGATAGGAGACCGGGGCCTTTAAGAGAGAGCGCCGACTGGTTGCCGACGCCTACGACGTGCGTGGGAGGCTGCTCGGGGGGAGGATCTGGACCATGTTGATGCTCACCCCCACGGCCATCGAGGCCGTTCGCACGATGATCAGCACGGAGGGCGCGCCGGCGGACGCCGGGCTGCGCATTTCCGCGACCGACGGTTCCGAGACCTTGCAGCTTGGGGTCACCGCGGCACCCGCCGATGGCGACGAGGTCATGGTCGTCGAAGGAGCTCGGCTCTTCCTGGACGAGCAGGCCGCGGCCTTCCTGGACGACAAGATCCTCGACACTGGACTGGACGCCGACGGCCAAGGCGCCTTGGTTCTCGGTCAGCAGCACAACAGCTAGAGCGATCCATACGTCGTTCCGTACCGCGCCCCGCACTCGGTGGCCAAGGAATGGACTCTTGCGCCAGACCGAGCCGCTTGAGACCGGCTGTCTCTTGGCCCGGCGGCCGAATCTGGCCGCCGGGCCGACCAGCTCAGTCGGTGTCAGGGCTCAGTGCGTGTTTTTAAGCCACCGCGCTTGCCACCGCCCGCACGAGAGTCTCAGTCGAGATCCCGATCAATCGGCTGCCTATGGGGCTGCTTGACATCGGACGAGGATCGCAGCATCACGGCCAAGACCATGGTGCGACGCTTGAACCGTGGGTACGCGGTCCGCTCGATCGAGGTCACAACCCACCCCAGCCCAAGACGGCAACAACATCACCACCCAACGACTGCGCCGAACGGGTGATGGGCCGGGTCCTTCAGGGCTTCAAGATCACCTTATTGCCCCTTTGACGCGTATCTGGGAACCGGCGCGAATCGCATCTGATGCGAACTGGACTCATCTTGCGCCGCATTGGTCGAGCGGCTCCCGGGAAGCCGCTGATCAGCACGTACATGGCTCGCCGTGTACTCGCAGGGACGGTAGCTGACAGCCCTGCTCGCTGTCGTGCCGCTTCACTCGATGGGATGACTGACCTGCCATTCCGCTCCGGGCTTCGCATCTGATGCGAGATTCTCGCGACGGATGCGATCTACGGAGCGTGATGATTTGGCGGGCAAGGACGGGACCGTGCCGGGGCTCGCGCGGCTGCACCTGGCCGATGGGGTGCCGCTGCTGAGGCCGGACGAGCAGGTCTTCGAGGCGATGCTGGACGGTTGGCGTAACCAGCAGCTGGCCCGGAACCTCGCGCTGTCGACCATCAACGGCCGTGAGCGGAAGGTGCGGGCGTTCGCCGCCCACGCGGACGCCTTCCCCTGGAGCTGGTCCTCGTCGCTGGCGGACGAGTGGTTCGGCGACCTGCGGGCCGTTCGTGGCTGCGTACGTTCGACGCTGCGCGGCTACCAGGAGGCGGTGCGGCTGTTCTGTGACTACGCCATCGACCCGGCCTACGGCTGGGCGGCCGAGTGTGAGCGGCGGTTCGGCACTCATCCGATCCAGGTCTGCCACGAGTGGAACACCGCCGTGCACATGCAGGAGTGCGAGGCCGAGTCCCCGAAACGGGCCTTCACCCGGGACGAGTTGCAGGCGTTCTTCGATCACGCCGACGATCAGGTCAGCCGCGTGCGTGGACGCGGCCGCAAGGGCTGGCTGCCCGCCTTCCGCGACGCGATGCTCTTCAAGACCGCGTACGCCTACGGACTACGGCGGAACGAGACCCGCATGCTGGACACCGCCGACTTCGGCCGCAACCCCGAAGGCCCGGAGTTCGGCGAGTTCGGCGCCTGCTACGTCCGCCACGGCAAGGCGAAGAAGGGCTCGCCGCCCAAGCGCCGCAGCGTGCTGACGATATGGGAATGGTCGGCCGAGATCCTCGATCAGTGGACGAGCGAGGTCCGGCCCGCCATGCGGCACGCGGACGGGCCTGCCCTGTGGCCGTCGGAACGCGGACGCCGGCTCGGGCTGCAGCGGCTGGACTCCCGCTTCGCCACCTACCGAGACGACCTCGGCCTCGACCCGGTCCTGGACTTCCACTCGCTACGAAGATCCTACGTCACCCACCTGATCGAAGACGGCTGGGACGCGTTCTTCGTGCAGTCCCAGGCTGGCCACGATCACGCAAGCACAACCTCGATCTACACCAACCCTCGGGAATTGCATCAGACGGGTGAGGATCCGCAGGTCACCTGGTTGCGACAGGAAGCGGAAGCAGTTCATAGCCTCTACGAACTGGCCTCCTGAGCAGGCATGTTGCCGAATTGATCCCTTCTGATGCATGATCTGCCCTCCAGAAGGGATGGTCTGGAGTGGTGCATCAGCGCAAGGTGGCCCTGGCCGGGTCGGCTCAACTGGAGCTCGTCTCCGGGGTGGTCCAGCTGCGTCCTGAGGACGCGATGTTCGACGCGATGCTGCGGGGCTGGCGGGCTCAGCAGAAGTCGCGGGGGCTGAAGGACGACACGATCGACCCGAGGGAACGGCTGATCCGCCGGTTCCTGGACTTCACGAACGAGTATCCGTGGCGATGGACGCCAGCCCACCTGGACGAATGGTCGGTGTCGTTGACGAGCGAGAGGCACTTGGCGCCGTCCACGGTCCGCAGCTACCAGGGCACGGTCCGGCTGTTCACCGAACTCCTCATCGACGCCCGCTACGGCTGGTTCCCGGCCTGTGAGGAAGCCTTCGGCACCTTCCCGGTGGCGATCTGCCACGAATGGAACACCGTCCCTCACCTGCAGGATTACGAAGGAGACCCGGAGGCACGGCCGTTCACCAGGGAAGAGCTGCAGCTCTTCCTCGACTACGCCGACGACCAGGTCGAACGAGCGGTACGGGCGAAACGCAAGGGAGTCCTGGCGGCCTACCGCGACGCCACCCTCTTCAAGGTCATCTACGGGTGGGGGCTTCGCCGGACCGAGACGTCCAAGCTCGATGTGGTCGACTTCGGACGCAACCCGCAGGCTCGGCAGTTCGGCCGGTACGGCACGCTCAACGTCCGCTACGGCAAAGCCAAGAAGGGCCAGCCGCCGCGGCGGCGGAACGTGCTGTCAGTGATGGACTGGGCCGTCGAGGCGGTCGCCGACTACGTCGAGAACGTCCGCCCGCGCTTCGGGTTCTCCGATCACCCCGCTCTGTGGATCACCGAGCGCGGGGGCCGCCTGCAGCCCGGCTCGATCAACGACCGGTTCGAGGCATACCGGGACGCCCTCGGGCTGCCCAAAGAGTTGACCCCGCACGGACTTCGCCACTCATACGTCACGCATCTGACCGAGGATGGGGTGGACCGGCGCTTCATCCAGCAGCAGGTCGGCCACGAGTGCGACAGCTCCCTGGCCATCTACACGCACGTCAGCGACGACTTCATGAACACTTCCCTGCACAAGGCACTGGCCCCGGCGTTCGCCGGAGCCTGACAGGAGGGATCCGGCGATGGCCGCCAAACTCGACTACCACTGGCACCTGCGCAAAGTCATGGCCGACCGCGGGATGTTCTCCACCACCGACCTCCTCCCTCTGCTCGCCGAACGTGGCATCACGCTCTCCACGAGCCAGGTCTACCGGCTCGTCGTCGAGCGACCGGAGCGACTGAGCCTGAAGATCCTCATGGCCCTGCTCGACATCCTCGACTGCACCATGGACGACCTCATCGAGCCCATTGCGGCGGCCGGGTCCGTGAAGAAGCCGAAGAAGGCAGCCGCCGGTGGCTCGGCGTCCGATGCGGAGGGACTCGGCGGGCTGCGGCCAAAGCGGGCCCGGATCAGGGGTGTTGACCGATCATGACTGCGGCTGACCAGCTCGACCGCGCCGTCGCAGACCCGGTCGGCTTGATCACGGACCTCGTCGCCGACGTCGAGAAGGAACTCGACGTCGAGACCATCCGGGCCGTGGTCACCGAGGTCGCGGGCGGTCGCGCGAAGTCACGACGCCTGGCGCAAGCCCTGGCGATACGCCCCGCCGTGCTGACCGACGGCCGCTCCCCGGCGCCCCGGGCCGTCGGCGATCTACTCATCGAGCTCCGCAAGGCCGGCGCCTTGGCGATCGCACCGCCGGTCTGTGCCGAGTGCGGCAAGAAGCTGCGAACTCTCCAGCGCAAGGGCCAGGACTGGTACTGCGGAGTCTGCGGGCAGGAGACCGCCGAGTGCACCGCCTGCGGCAACGTCCGACGCGTTGGCTTCCGGGACCGCAAGGGGCTGCCGCGCTGTTCGATGTGTCCCGACCACGACGACCGTGATCCAGCCATGGTCGTCCACGAACTGATCAACGCGATCGCTCCGGGCGCCGACGGTGACGTAGTCGCCGAGGCCCTCCGCCGGACGGCACCCCACCGTCCCCACTATCGCCAGCGAGTGGTCTGGGTCCTGGAGGAGAACCCCCGGCTGCTGACCGGGGAGGGATATCTGGCGCCGCTTCGCGCCATCTTGCGGTTCATCGACCTATTGCACACGGCAGGCGTCGCCGGGATCGTCCGGCCCACCTGCCCTCGCTGCCACCGGGTGGTCCGCATCGACAAGCCGCTGGATGGGCAGCGGGTCTGCCGCAACTGCATCGCCAAGTCCCGCTTCGAAGAATGCGTACGCTGCGGCGCTCGGCGCGAGCCAGCCACCCGCGACGCCGAGGGGCGACCGCTGTGTCCGAGCTGCCTGGTCAGGGACCCGGCGAACCTGGAGACATGCACCGTCTGCGGCGAGTCACGCATGGTCAACTGCCGCACCACGGACGGGCCGATCTGCCCGAACTGCCGCCCCTTGCCCGTACTGCTTTGCTCGATCTGCGGCCGCACCGCACCCTGCATGCTCTCGAAACTCACCGGCCTGCCCCGCTGCGGCGGCTGTGACAGGCGCCAAGCTCACTGCACCGCCTGCGGACGATTGCGCGGCATTCACTCCGGCACCGCCGACGCCCCCATTTGCGGCCCCTGCACCACGCCGGACGCTGAACTCTGGCGTCCCTGTCCGACCTGCGGACAAGCCGAGCGGCTGCACGCGCCGGGACCGTGCCCTCGTTGCACACTCAAGCAACGGCTCCACGAGATCCTCGCCGACGACACCGGCTCTATAACCCCGAAGCTGCAGCCCCTCCACGACGCCCTGGCCAGCACTGAACGGGCCGGCACCGCCATGCGCTGGCTTTCCAAGGGCATCGTCTCCACTGTCCTGTCCGATCTTGGCTCTGGCCGTCGTCCCCTCACCCACGCGGCCCTAGACGAACTCCTTGAAGGCAAGGTCGTCGAGCACATCCGCAGTGTTCTCGTCGCCACCGGCGTCCTACCCAGGCGGGACGAGCAGATGGTCCGTCTCGAACGGCATGTGAAGAACCTCGTCGCCTCGCATGCGACCGTCGAGGGACGGAAAATCCTGCACCGGTACGCAACTTGGCACCTTCTTCGTCGGCTTCGCCGACGAAGCCGGGGCACGGAGGTCACCCACTACCAACTCGCGGTTGCGCGGCAACATCTGCGGGCGGCCGTCCGCCTCCTGGACTGGATCGAGGACCAGAACCTCACCCTTGCCACCTGCTGTCAGGCCGACCTCGAACGCTGGATGACCAGCGACGACGTCCGCCACCGCCGGGAGACAGGCCACTTCGTGCGCTGGGCTCTGGCCCAGAAGATCACCCGCGATCTCAGCTTCCCCGCCGTGAGATGGAACGGCCCCACTCAGGCGATGGACGACGACGCCCGCTGGGACACCACCCGTCGACTGCTGCACGACGACGCCCTCAAGCCCGAAGACCGCCTCGCCGGCCTGCTGTTACTCCTCTATGCCCAGTGGCCCGCTGCGATTTCCCGGCTCACCGTCGACCACATCGAGGAGACGGACGGAGCCGTCCGCATCCACCTCGGTGCCGTCCCGGTCGAACTTCCGGCACCTGTCGCTGAACTCGCCCTCCAACAAGTCGCGGTCCGTCGCAGCCATGCCGTCCTCGCCCGGACAGACTCACCCTGGCTGTTCCCCGGAGGCCAGCCCGGCCGCCCGATCAGTGCCTGGGCCATGGGCGAACGGCTCCGCAAACTCGGCATCCGGCTCGCGGAAGCACGCTCGACCGCGCTCTTCCAACTCGCCACCGAGCTGCCCGCAGCAGTCCTCGCCCGCACCCTCGGCATCGACATCACCGTCGCTGTCAAATGGCAGCGGGCCGCCGCCGGAGACTGGGCCGCTTACGCAGCCGAGGTCAGCCGCCGGAACAGCTCGTGACGCGATGCAGGACTAATCTGGGACGGTCAACCCGGAGCTCTGCTCTCCCTGCCCTGGTCTCATCCACCGACCGCGGGGCGAGCAAGCTCTCTGATCGAATGCCGTTGGGCGAACTCATCGGCGAGCATGCCCATCACGACGAGATCATGGTGGCGGCCGGCAAGGAACACGCGATCGCGGAGGCGCCCCTCCTCGACGAAACCGAGCCGACGATGAAGTGCTAGCGACGCCTCGTTTTGCGCGAAGATCCGTGCTTCGCACTTGTGATAACGCCGCTCGGCGAACATGAAACGCAGCAGCATCACCACGGCTTCCGCCGCATAGCCCTTGCGCCGGTGATCAGCACCGATCGTGACGCCGTACTCGAACCAGCCCGCATGCGGATCAGCCTGGTGCGAGCCGACAGCACCGACTATTTCCCCCGCGTCGACGTCCTCGATCGCCAACTGGAAGCAGTCGCTATCGGACTTGGCAGCGGCCTGTTCCTTCGCCCAGGCACGAAATCCTTCGGCGGAACGAGGCAGGTTCAGCAGGTCGCCCATCCGCTCTTCGTCCACGGCGAACCGCATGAACGCGGTCCAGTCGTCAGGCTCGATACCGCGCAGGCGTATCCGATTGCCAGTCCAGAACGATGTCATCCCCCATTCGATCACGCCGCAGAGTGCGAAGTACAGACCACTCGCCAACCCCGACACGCCATGTGACCTGGCACTTCGAGGTTGCCGAACGCTCACCCCAGGGTGGTCAGGTCCCGCTCGGAGAACCTCTCGTTCCAGAGGCATTCAGGCAGTTCCAATACCCGACTCCACCATTATGCGTATCCTCCGACTTCCGCACCCGCACGCTGCGGCGGGCCCTGGACGCCACGGTCGAGGCCGCGCTCAAGCCCGCCAGGAGGGCCTGATGAAACGCCAGGTCAGCTACCAGTGGCGGCTGCGCGAGCTTATGGCCGCCGCCGGGATGTTCACCACCAGCGAGCTTGCCCCGCCTCTCGCCGAGCGCGGCATCAACCTCTCGCTCTCCCAAGTCCACCGGCTCGTCACCGGCACCCCCGAACGGCTGTCCCTGCCGGTGCTGGCCGCGCTCTGCGACATCTTCGAGTGCACCCCGGCGGACCTGATCGCCACCAAGGCGGAGAACGCCGCGGTCCGCAAGGTCGCCGCCGACAACGCGGTCGTCGACCTGTCGGCGGTCCGCCCCAAGCGCGCCCGTATCCGGCCCGAAGGATGAGCCGGACCCGAGTGCCCGCGAGCGCGCGGTTCTGCACCCGCTGCGGCCGGGCAGTGCGGCCCGAGACGAACCGCTGGCCCGAGGGCTACATCTGCCAGACCTGTATGACTCGGGCCCTGGAGACCTATGGAACGTGCGTCGGCTGCGGCGTCGAGCGGCTCACCCCCGGCCTCACGCCGGACGGCGGCAAGCTCTGCACGGACTGCGCGGGCGGACTCGGCGACTTCATCTGCGAACGCTGCGGCCAGGAAGCCAGGC
This window harbors:
- a CDS encoding helix-turn-helix domain-containing protein produces the protein MAAKLDYHWHLRKVMADRGMFSTTDLLPLLAERGITLSTSQVYRLVVERPERLSLKILMALLDILDCTMDDLIEPIAAAGSVKKPKKAAAGGSASDAEGLGGLRPKRARIRGVDRS
- a CDS encoding tyrosine-type recombinase/integrase, which encodes MVHQRKVALAGSAQLELVSGVVQLRPEDAMFDAMLRGWRAQQKSRGLKDDTIDPRERLIRRFLDFTNEYPWRWTPAHLDEWSVSLTSERHLAPSTVRSYQGTVRLFTELLIDARYGWFPACEEAFGTFPVAICHEWNTVPHLQDYEGDPEARPFTREELQLFLDYADDQVERAVRAKRKGVLAAYRDATLFKVIYGWGLRRTETSKLDVVDFGRNPQARQFGRYGTLNVRYGKAKKGQPPRRRNVLSVMDWAVEAVADYVENVRPRFGFSDHPALWITERGGRLQPGSINDRFEAYRDALGLPKELTPHGLRHSYVTHLTEDGVDRRFIQQQVGHECDSSLAIYTHVSDDFMNTSLHKALAPAFAGA
- a CDS encoding helix-turn-helix domain-containing protein → MKRQVSYQWRLRELMAAAGMFTTSELAPPLAERGINLSLSQVHRLVTGTPERLSLPVLAALCDIFECTPADLIATKAENAAVRKVAADNAVVDLSAVRPKRARIRPEG
- a CDS encoding GNAT family N-acetyltransferase; this translates as MTSFWTGNRIRLRGIEPDDWTAFMRFAVDEERMGDLLNLPRSAEGFRAWAKEQAAAKSDSDCFQLAIEDVDAGEIVGAVGSHQADPHAGWFEYGVTIGADHRRKGYAAEAVVMLLRFMFAERRYHKCEARIFAQNEASLALHRRLGFVEEGRLRDRVFLAGRHHDLVVMGMLADEFAQRHSIRELARPAVGG
- a CDS encoding site-specific integrase; its protein translation is MTAADQLDRAVADPVGLITDLVADVEKELDVETIRAVVTEVAGGRAKSRRLAQALAIRPAVLTDGRSPAPRAVGDLLIELRKAGALAIAPPVCAECGKKLRTLQRKGQDWYCGVCGQETAECTACGNVRRVGFRDRKGLPRCSMCPDHDDRDPAMVVHELINAIAPGADGDVVAEALRRTAPHRPHYRQRVVWVLEENPRLLTGEGYLAPLRAILRFIDLLHTAGVAGIVRPTCPRCHRVVRIDKPLDGQRVCRNCIAKSRFEECVRCGARREPATRDAEGRPLCPSCLVRDPANLETCTVCGESRMVNCRTTDGPICPNCRPLPVLLCSICGRTAPCMLSKLTGLPRCGGCDRRQAHCTACGRLRGIHSGTADAPICGPCTTPDAELWRPCPTCGQAERLHAPGPCPRCTLKQRLHEILADDTGSITPKLQPLHDALASTERAGTAMRWLSKGIVSTVLSDLGSGRRPLTHAALDELLEGKVVEHIRSVLVATGVLPRRDEQMVRLERHVKNLVASHATVEGRKILHRYATWHLLRRLRRRSRGTEVTHYQLAVARQHLRAAVRLLDWIEDQNLTLATCCQADLERWMTSDDVRHRRETGHFVRWALAQKITRDLSFPAVRWNGPTQAMDDDARWDTTRRLLHDDALKPEDRLAGLLLLLYAQWPAAISRLTVDHIEETDGAVRIHLGAVPVELPAPVAELALQQVAVRRSHAVLARTDSPWLFPGGQPGRPISAWAMGERLRKLGIRLAEARSTALFQLATELPAAVLARTLGIDITVAVKWQRAAAGDWAAYAAEVSRRNSS